The following are from one region of the Amycolatopsis sp. QT-25 genome:
- a CDS encoding TetR/AcrR family transcriptional regulator: MIREPQQERSRTTRRRLVEAAVETIGELGWNGTTVALIAERAGVSRGAAQHHFPTREDLVAAAVEHVGEIQIVELRARAAELPSGRSRIERAVDMVLNLYSGPMFRAALHLWVAASTDESLRATLVPLEARVGREAHRVTVELLDVDESHQGVRELVQATLDLARGLGLANLLTDDTKRRKQIVAQWARVLEPTLASAKMSRNRKVTDNVRDLVNTDGAATDNPV, translated from the coding sequence ATGATCCGCGAACCACAGCAAGAGCGCAGCCGGACGACTCGGCGGCGGCTGGTCGAGGCCGCCGTCGAGACGATCGGCGAGCTCGGCTGGAACGGGACCACCGTCGCGCTGATCGCCGAACGCGCCGGGGTCTCGCGCGGTGCCGCCCAGCACCACTTCCCGACCAGGGAAGATCTGGTCGCGGCCGCGGTCGAGCACGTCGGTGAGATCCAGATCGTGGAACTGCGCGCCCGAGCGGCGGAACTGCCGTCGGGGCGGTCGCGGATCGAACGGGCCGTCGACATGGTGCTCAACCTCTACAGCGGGCCGATGTTCCGCGCCGCGCTCCATCTGTGGGTCGCGGCGTCGACCGACGAGTCGCTGCGCGCGACCCTGGTGCCGCTGGAGGCACGGGTCGGCAGGGAAGCGCACCGGGTGACCGTCGAACTACTCGACGTCGACGAGTCCCACCAGGGTGTGCGCGAGCTGGTCCAGGCCACTCTCGATCTTGCCCGCGGCCTGGGGCTGGCGAACCTGCTGACCGACGACACGAAGCGGCGCAAGCAGATCGTCGCCCAATGGGCGCGGGTACTGGAGCCCACTTTGGCGTCCGCGAAGATGTCGCGGAACCGAAAAGTCACCGACAACGTCCGAGATCTTGTTAACACTGATGGAGCAGCGACCGATAACCCGGTGTGA